ATGAAAGAGGGATTGGAGGTTATTCTTGTAAACTCCAATCCAGCAACCATCATGACAGACCCTGAAGTAGCGACCCGCGTTTACGTCGAACCACTGAAAGTCGACTACTTAGAAAAAATCATCGAAAAAGAAAAGCCAGATGCTGTTATCCCAACATTGGGTGGCCAAACGGCTTTGAACTTGGCACTTGATCTGCACGCTAAAGGTATTCTGCAAAAACATAAAGTTCAGTTATTGGGAGCTACTCCGGAAGTCATCAAAGCGGGTGAAGACCGTGAAATCTTCCGTGGCCTTCTAGATAAAATCGGCGCTCGTTATCCGAAAAGTCACCTGGTGCGCACTTTCGAACATGGGATGCAAATCGCTGAGGATTTGGGTTACCCCATGATCCTTCGCCCGAATTACACATTGGGCGGGGGCGGCGGCGGTATCGCATACTCTCCCGAAGAATATAAAAAAATGCTAGTGACAGCTCTTCATGAAAGCCCGACGTCGGAAGTTTTGGTTGAAGAAAGCATCTTGGGTTGGAAAGAGTTCGAACTTGAAGTGATGCGCGATCATAAAGGAACCTTCGTTGTCGTCTGTAGCATCGAAAACTTGGATCCTTGCGGTGTGCACACGGGTGACAGTATCACGGTGGCTCCTCAGCAAACTTTGAGCGACCGTGAATACCAACACATGCGTGATGAAGCTTGTAAAATCATCAATGAAGTGGGCATTCAAACTGGAGGAGCGAATATTCAATTTGCGGTTCACCCAACAACGCGTGAACGCGTGGTGATTGAAATGAATCCTCGGGTCAGTCGGTCTTCTGCGCTGGCAAGTAAAGCCACCGGATTTCCTATTGCAAAGATTGCCGCTTTGCTAGCTATCGGCTACAGCCTTGATGAGCTTCAAAATGATATCACAAAGGTGACTCCGTCTTGTTATGAGCCGGCTTTAGACTATGTCGTCACTAAAATTCCTCGTTTTGCTTTTGAAAAATTCCCGGGTTCTAAAGATTCATTGACGACGCAGATGAAGAGCGTCGGTGAAGTGATGGGCATTGGCAGAACTTTGCAAGAATCCATGATGAAAGCCCTAGCGAGTTTAGAAAAAAATCCGCAAGGCATTCCTGAAGTGGCATTGGAGATCGGCAAAGTCTCTTACCCAAACAGCCAACGTATTTACCATCTGTTCCAAGCCTTCCGTGATGGAAAATCTGTTGCTGAGATCGAAGAACTCACGCGCATTAATCCCTACTTCTTAGAGCAGATCGATGCGCTGATTAAGTTTGAAGGTAAAATTAAAACAGATTTCAACGAAGGAAATGCGGATTTACTTTTAGCGGCAAAACGCAAAGGCTTTACAGATGCTCGGATCGCCGCTTTGACTGGAAAGAAAGAAGCGGACGTTCGTGCCCTTCGCGAAAAACACGGTGTTTTGCCGAAGTATCAGCAGGTCGACACCTGTGCCGGTGAGTTTGAATCAACTACACCTTATTTCTATTCTTCCTATTGGCCTTCTGTATCTGCAAAAGTCGATGCTCCGAACGCGGTTGTTGTTATCGGAAGTGGTCCTAACCGAATTGGACAAGGTATCGAGTTTGATTATAGCTGCGTGCGCGGGGTAAAGGCGTTCCAAAAAGCGGGCAGTAAAGTGGTGATGGTCAACTCCAATCCAGAAACCGTTTCGACGGACTACGACACTTCCGACGTCTTATTCTTTGAACCGCTGACTGCCGAAAGCTTGACCGAAATTATGCGCTTTATGAAGCCGATGGGTTTTGTCGCTCAGCTAGGTGGACAAACTCCTATCAACGTGGCTCCCGAATTAGTGAAGGCGGGATTTAACCTCTTAGGTTCGTCACTTGAAACTATCGATCTTGCTGAAGATCGTGGATTGTTCTCTAAAATCTGCCGCGAGTTGAACTTCGCAATTCCGAATTCGGCGATGGCAGGATCTGTCGTTGAAGCTCTTCAGCACGAATCCGCGGTCGGTTATCCGATGATCTGTCGCCCAAGTTATGTGCTGGGGGGGCGTCGTATGGAAGTGATTGAAAACCGCGACGAGCTTCTTTCTTATTTCCAAAGACACAAAGATTATATCTCTGCTGATAAACCCTGCTTGATGGACCAATTCCTTGCTGGGGCGCTGGAAGTGGATGTCGACTTAGTTCGTGGTCAAGATTGGACTGTCGTCGGCGGAGTGGTTGAACATATTGAAGCTGCCGGAGTTCACTCTGGTGACTCGATGGGCGTTTTACCTCCGCACCGTTTGAAGCCTGAAACTTGCGAACGCATCGAAGATTTAAGCAAGCGCTTGGCGGATCGAATCGGCGTGATCGGTCATTTGAACCTTCAGCTGGCCGTAAAAAATGATGTGGTCTACATGCTAGAAGCCAATCCGCGCAGCTCACGCTCTGTACCTTTCGTTGCAAAAGCTACTAGCATCCCACTGATTGATTTGGGTGTGGCCGCAATGCTGGGTAAAAAGAAGAAGGATTTGAAACTTGACGGATTGAACTGGAGAAATACGCAAACGGTTTCCGTTAAAGGCGTTGTTTTCCCATTCAAAAAGTTCCCGGAGGCCGATTCGTTATTGGGGCCAGAAATGAAATCCACGGGCGAATCGATGGGCCGCGGAAAGAATTATTCGGAAGCTCTGTCGAAAGCGTTTCTTTCAAGTAACATAAGACTTCCGAAGATGGGTCAGGTCTTTTTCTCTCTTCGTGATAAAGACAAAGAGGGTATGCTTTCGTTGGCCAAAGAACTGCAAAGAATGGGTTACGGAGTTTCGGCAACAACGGGGACGGCAAGCTTCTTTAATGACCACGGTGTAAACTGTCTGTCGTTAAGAAAGGTCGATGAGGGTCGTCCACATTGCGTGGATAAAATTCGTTCTGGCGAGGTGGCGTTTGTGATCAATACGACATCCGGTCGACGTGCGATCGAGGCGAGCTTCGACATTCGTCGAGCTTGCACAGACTACAACATCCCTTGCCTAACCGAAAGTGATGCGGCTGAGGCCTTCGTTCTTGCTTTGAAAAATGAAAGAAATGAGTCATCATCTGTCGAGGCCCTGACCCCGATGGAGGAATTTTGAAAAGACTTATTCTTGGACTTTGCACGCTGTTGGTTTTTTCAACTGTTCAAGCTGCGGAAACGAATGGCGCGGAAGCCAATCCGCCTGCGATCACAATTGGTGTGATTCCAGGTGGAAACCCGGAGATTCTCAGAGAACAAAGCTTAGCTTTGGCAAAAGAGCTGCAATCAAAGCTCAGTATTCCAGTAAACATCTATGTTTCCAAAAATTATGATGGTTTGATTGAGGCTATGAAGACGAAGAAAGTGGATTTCGCTTTCTTTTCTTCGATGACTTACGTAGTTGCTGAACAACAGGCGCAGGCGAAGGTCCTCCTAAAAAAGGTTTGGCACAACCCTTATTACTTTTCGGCGATTATCACGCCCGAAAAGTCAGGTATCAAAAAGCTGAAAGACCTCAAAGGGAAGCGTATCGCCTTTGTGGATGACAAATCTTCTTCGGGCTATCTGTATCCCCAAGTGGCGTTAAGAAAAGCAGGTCTTAAAGACAAAGACTTTAAAGAGGTTGCATTTACTGGAAATCACCAAGCCTCCATCCAGTTCTTAGAAGCCAAAAAAGTCGAAGCCGCTGCTGTTTTCAGTGATGACGAGAAAGGTGAGCAAGGGGCTTGGAAGCTTTTTGCCACAGATAAAAAAGCGAAATACCGTGTATTGTGGATGAGCGCGCCGATCCCCAATGACCCCTTCTGCGTTCGTCAGGATTTTTACGATCTTTATCCTAAGGCGACCCACACATTGATGTTCACGCTCATCGATATTTTGGAATCCTTGCAAGATAAAAACACTTACTCCGAAATTTTAGGGACTCGCGACTTGATGCCTGCCACTTCTAAACAGTATGATCCTGTGAGGGAGATGGTAAAAGCACTTGAGCTTAAGCCTTAAGTTTCATGTCGGTACTTACAGTTCGTAAGCTAAATAAGACGTTTAAAGGCGGTCTTTTTGAAAAAGATCGCCACGTTCTTCGTGACGTGAGCTTCTCTTTGCCCGAAGGACAAACTTCTGGTTTTGTTGGCAGCAACGGGTCGGGTAAGACCACTTCCATCAAATGCATCTTTGATTTCATTCGCCCGGACAGCGGCGAGATTCTATTTTTCGGTAAGCCTTTAAGCAGCGAAAGCAAGACCCGCATTGGTTATTTGCCAGAGCGTCCCTATCTTTATGAATTTCTTACGGGCATGGAGTTTTTAAAGCTCCATTGGAATCTTTGTTATGGTTCGTCACTTAAAGACTTCTACGAGCGTGCTCACGAAGCTTTAAAAAAAGTCGATTTAATGGAGGCTAAGGACCGCCGCCTACGCACGTACTCAAAGGGGATGTTGCAAAGAATCGGAATTGCGCAGGCAATTCTAACTCGTCCCGAGCTACTTATTCTAGATGAACCCATGTCGGGCTTAGAC
This sequence is a window from Bdellovibrio bacteriovorus. Protein-coding genes within it:
- a CDS encoding ABC transporter ATP-binding protein; its protein translation is MSVLTVRKLNKTFKGGLFEKDRHVLRDVSFSLPEGQTSGFVGSNGSGKTTSIKCIFDFIRPDSGEILFFGKPLSSESKTRIGYLPERPYLYEFLTGMEFLKLHWNLCYGSSLKDFYERAHEALKKVDLMEAKDRRLRTYSKGMLQRIGIAQAILTRPELLILDEPMSGLDPDGRAMVKDILREEQKRGVTLFFSSHLLQDMEELCTHLVVINRGQILYDGVLSSFMSEFQSLERAFSVLKGKEEAHG
- a CDS encoding substrate-binding domain-containing protein, coding for MKRLILGLCTLLVFSTVQAAETNGAEANPPAITIGVIPGGNPEILREQSLALAKELQSKLSIPVNIYVSKNYDGLIEAMKTKKVDFAFFSSMTYVVAEQQAQAKVLLKKVWHNPYYFSAIITPEKSGIKKLKDLKGKRIAFVDDKSSSGYLYPQVALRKAGLKDKDFKEVAFTGNHQASIQFLEAKKVEAAAVFSDDEKGEQGAWKLFATDKKAKYRVLWMSAPIPNDPFCVRQDFYDLYPKATHTLMFTLIDILESLQDKNTYSEILGTRDLMPATSKQYDPVREMVKALELKP
- the carB gene encoding carbamoyl-phosphate synthase large subunit; this translates as MSRKSSLKRVLIIGSGPIVIGQACEFDYSGTQACKALMKEGLEVILVNSNPATIMTDPEVATRVYVEPLKVDYLEKIIEKEKPDAVIPTLGGQTALNLALDLHAKGILQKHKVQLLGATPEVIKAGEDREIFRGLLDKIGARYPKSHLVRTFEHGMQIAEDLGYPMILRPNYTLGGGGGGIAYSPEEYKKMLVTALHESPTSEVLVEESILGWKEFELEVMRDHKGTFVVVCSIENLDPCGVHTGDSITVAPQQTLSDREYQHMRDEACKIINEVGIQTGGANIQFAVHPTTRERVVIEMNPRVSRSSALASKATGFPIAKIAALLAIGYSLDELQNDITKVTPSCYEPALDYVVTKIPRFAFEKFPGSKDSLTTQMKSVGEVMGIGRTLQESMMKALASLEKNPQGIPEVALEIGKVSYPNSQRIYHLFQAFRDGKSVAEIEELTRINPYFLEQIDALIKFEGKIKTDFNEGNADLLLAAKRKGFTDARIAALTGKKEADVRALREKHGVLPKYQQVDTCAGEFESTTPYFYSSYWPSVSAKVDAPNAVVVIGSGPNRIGQGIEFDYSCVRGVKAFQKAGSKVVMVNSNPETVSTDYDTSDVLFFEPLTAESLTEIMRFMKPMGFVAQLGGQTPINVAPELVKAGFNLLGSSLETIDLAEDRGLFSKICRELNFAIPNSAMAGSVVEALQHESAVGYPMICRPSYVLGGRRMEVIENRDELLSYFQRHKDYISADKPCLMDQFLAGALEVDVDLVRGQDWTVVGGVVEHIEAAGVHSGDSMGVLPPHRLKPETCERIEDLSKRLADRIGVIGHLNLQLAVKNDVVYMLEANPRSSRSVPFVAKATSIPLIDLGVAAMLGKKKKDLKLDGLNWRNTQTVSVKGVVFPFKKFPEADSLLGPEMKSTGESMGRGKNYSEALSKAFLSSNIRLPKMGQVFFSLRDKDKEGMLSLAKELQRMGYGVSATTGTASFFNDHGVNCLSLRKVDEGRPHCVDKIRSGEVAFVINTTSGRRAIEASFDIRRACTDYNIPCLTESDAAEAFVLALKNERNESSSVEALTPMEEF